The following proteins are co-located in the Malus sylvestris chromosome 13, drMalSylv7.2, whole genome shotgun sequence genome:
- the LOC126596564 gene encoding uncharacterized protein LOC126596564 encodes MASPAARITFRIVFVALVVLVLFYVGRPLYWKISATIHEIRQNKQTVKQGISQIVLEAQKSVGWYHDESDSGARYDRAAKNVGLATTRRLLLRQVS; translated from the exons ATGGCGTCGCCCGCCGCAAGGATCACCTTCCGCATAGTATTCGTGGCTCTGGTCGTTCTCGTCCTCTTCTACGTCGGCCGCCCTCTCTACTGGAAAATCTCCGCCACCATCCACGAGATCCGCCAAAACAAACAGACCGTTAAGCAAG GTATATCGCAGATTGTTCtggaagctcagaaatcggTCGGTTGGTACCACGACGAGTCGGATTCGGGTGCCCGCTACGATAGGGCCGCGAAGAATGTCGGGTTGGCCACGACCCGGAGGCTGCTGCTCCGCCAGGTTTCGTGA